Genomic segment of Williamwhitmania sp.:
GTCAATACGATCACATTGAGCGGCTATTTCTGTTAATAAATGCTAAATTAGTGTTATGTAGATAGCAAGTAGTGTGGGTCTAACCCAACCATTTTAAGCAGCAAAGGGCATGTGTTAAGGTATTCGGTCAAACCACTGGCTTCGGTATCATAATCAGGAGACCAAAACTTATATACCACTGGTTTGTTCACCTCGCCATACTCTAAGCAGCATTCAACGCCATCCTTTCCATGAACGCTGGCCTTTGAGAAATCACTGTGTTGAAGATTGGCCAATACCTTACACAATGCGCTGTACTGCTGTTCACCCAAACTAAAAGTAGTATCTCTTTGCGTATACATCAATTCTAAACTTTGCTCCATAGGCCTAGAAATAAGATGAACAGCAGCACCATTCCCATTTCTCGTAAGTTCAACCACCACCGTGGCATCCGAAATTCGCTTGGAATGCTCAATGGTCAGCCTAATAAATTCAATTTTCTGTTGCTTTCCGCTGCAGGAAATCAACATTCCCACTGACAATAAAACGAGTAGAATAATTTGTGATTTATGATGTAGCATACCACGAAAAGAATTTTAGGGCAGCAAACCGATCTAGTAAGTTGCTCATCAACTTTATTTCACAACCTTATTGCAAACAATGCCCCATATGGTAAGTTCCTTAAGGTCAGATTTAATATCCACAGTTCTATCATTTATAAGCTTAAACTGATGACCTTCGGTATAGGTGCTATCGAAAAGCGAGCGCACAATCAGCTTCCCCTTCTTAAACGTCAACCGAGTCCAATCGCCCTGTGTTCTCCATCTGCCGGAGGTGTTTACAGTAGAAACCTTTTCGCCACTCTCCGACGGTTCCAGAGGCTTCATATACAGCGAGAATGTGTTATCCGTCCTTAAAGTCAGTTGGATATCGGCCATTCCATTGGCACCGCTATGGTAAGCCATAAGGTTGCTGCTGACCTCCTTCTTCTCATTGCTAGTTGTAGAAGTATTATGGAGCTTAGTGGCTGATGTACAGGCAGCAAGAAATATTAAAAAAATTAGAAGTATTCCTCTCATTATCGTAGTTATTGTCGGCTGGCTCAGATACCATTGCCGGATTAAATGCTTAAGATCATAGAGTTGCAAGATACACTAATAAAAGAAGAATCTATTACTAACTATGATTCACAAGTGTATAGAAATATTTCAACGCCATCATTCTAAAGTAAGAGAGAAGGCCATTTGCATTCCTACACTATATACCAAATGCCAGCTTTATTCCAGCAATTGTCATGCCTGCTCCCATAATAGCAAGGATTAGCCCCATGAGCTTCCCCAAGACGGCAATTAGGTTGGCACCTAAAGTTTTAACAATTCGCTCGCTGAGCTGAAATGCCCAGTAGGTTAGATAAATCATGATCGCAAAAATGGCAATAACAATCCCAATGCGCAGCAGGCTAGCATCGGTAACGCTGTTCATGGCCGTAACAATGGTTCCTGGGCCGGAAAGAATGGGAATGGCCAGTGGTGATATGGCAATTCCATCGTCGAGATCCACCTCCTCTGGATTGTGTATCTTCGACTTTTGAGAAAGCAGCATCTCAAAACCAATGTAGAAGATAAGAATGCCGCCGGTAACTTTAAACGCCGGGATGGTAATTCCAAACAGCTCAAAAATATACTTCCCAAGAATAACAAAAACTACCACAATCAAAAAGGCAGTAATGGATGCAGTTTTTGCAATACGCTTCTTTGTCAGCTCGCTTTTCCCTTCAACCAAACCGAGGAAGATGGGCACGTTGGCAATGGGGTTCATTATGGCAAAGAACCCCGTAAATACTGTTAACGAAAATGTGAAAATGCTGTCGTTCATGGTGAAATACCTAGTTTATACAAACACGAAAACCTCCCTAAAGACTTTGGGGTTTGAACTGCGTTTTCATGGATATGCAATCTACGTTAAAGAAACAGGTGGGCCA
This window contains:
- a CDS encoding MarC family protein, which gives rise to MNDSIFTFSLTVFTGFFAIMNPIANVPIFLGLVEGKSELTKKRIAKTASITAFLIVVVFVILGKYIFELFGITIPAFKVTGGILIFYIGFEMLLSQKSKIHNPEEVDLDDGIAISPLAIPILSGPGTIVTAMNSVTDASLLRIGIVIAIFAIMIYLTYWAFQLSERIVKTLGANLIAVLGKLMGLILAIMGAGMTIAGIKLAFGI